A single genomic interval of Zunongwangia sp. HGR-M22 harbors:
- a CDS encoding aldo/keto reductase, whose protein sequence is MSKKKNLKLEKLAFGGVAVGNGFEKVSDKQSWETLEAAWECGIRQYDTSPWYGLGLSERRMGHFLKNKQREEYILSTKVGRLFTPTKNIPDTQWVDPAPFDYRYDYSAEAVRRSVEDSLQRLGVESIDYAFIHDLSPDNNADLGDWEEHFEIAKKGAMPELSKMREEGLIKGWGLGVNTVEPILRTIDYADPDLFLSAIQYSLIDHKDSLDRLFPKVEESGVGLIVAAPFNAGLLGGQKRYNYAGEMPEDVDARYKKMIKIADNYDVDLAKAAIQFSYAPKVVDTVLAGASKPYQTIENMKAFNAKIPKDFWIDLKSEGLIDERCETPQF, encoded by the coding sequence ATGAGTAAGAAGAAAAATTTAAAACTTGAAAAACTGGCATTTGGTGGCGTTGCTGTTGGAAACGGTTTTGAAAAAGTGAGTGACAAACAATCCTGGGAAACGCTTGAAGCTGCTTGGGAATGCGGCATTAGACAATATGATACCTCTCCCTGGTATGGTTTGGGTTTAAGCGAGCGCCGTATGGGGCATTTTCTAAAAAATAAGCAACGAGAAGAGTATATTTTATCGACCAAAGTTGGTCGTTTGTTTACTCCAACCAAAAATATTCCAGATACGCAATGGGTAGACCCTGCTCCATTTGATTATCGCTATGATTATTCGGCAGAAGCTGTTCGACGTTCTGTAGAGGATAGTTTGCAGCGACTTGGCGTAGAAAGTATAGATTATGCATTTATCCACGATCTCTCTCCAGATAACAATGCCGATCTTGGCGATTGGGAAGAACATTTTGAAATTGCTAAAAAAGGTGCCATGCCAGAACTTAGCAAAATGCGCGAAGAAGGATTAATTAAAGGTTGGGGACTCGGCGTAAACACGGTAGAGCCTATTTTAAGAACAATTGATTATGCAGATCCAGATTTGTTTCTATCTGCAATACAATATTCCTTGATCGACCATAAAGATTCTTTAGACCGTTTATTTCCTAAAGTTGAAGAAAGCGGTGTTGGTCTAATTGTAGCAGCTCCTTTTAATGCAGGGTTGTTGGGCGGACAAAAGCGCTACAACTATGCTGGGGAAATGCCGGAAGATGTTGACGCTCGCTATAAAAAGATGATCAAAATTGCAGATAATTACGATGTTGATCTTGCGAAAGCTGCGATACAGTTTTCTTATGCACCAAAGGTTGTCGACACCGTTTTAGCCGGAGCCAGCAAGCCTTACCAAACCATCGAAAACATGAAAGCTTTTAATGCGAAAATCCCAAAAGACTTTTGGATAGATCTCAAAAGCGAAGGATTAATTGACGAGCGTTGTGAAACTCCGCAATTCTAA
- a CDS encoding sterol desaturase family protein: MDKYVKIIQDSFTGYFDYLVQEITNPSWTNYFYWLIAISLLVWIIEIVLPWRKNQPVFRKDFWLDGFYIIFNFFLFSLIGYNALSNVGVAIFNDFLGLFGLENIVAINIQNLPVWGQLLIMFVIADFIQWNVHRQLHKRPWLWQFHKVHHSVKQMGFAAQFRFHFMETIVYKTAQYIPLAMIGFGIQEFFIVHMFSVLVGHLNHANVGWNYGFLGYIFNNPKMHIWHHSKDLPESHPYGMNFGLSLSIWDYLFKTAYIPKSGKNIELGFEGDDNFPESFKEQMVFPFKNKEVK; this comes from the coding sequence ATGGACAAATACGTAAAAATAATTCAGGATTCGTTTACCGGGTATTTTGATTATCTGGTGCAGGAGATCACTAATCCTTCCTGGACTAATTATTTTTACTGGTTAATCGCCATTTCTTTACTTGTTTGGATTATAGAAATTGTTTTGCCCTGGCGCAAAAATCAGCCTGTTTTTAGAAAAGATTTTTGGCTGGATGGCTTTTATATCATTTTCAATTTCTTCCTGTTTTCGTTGATTGGTTACAACGCATTATCGAATGTTGGTGTAGCTATTTTCAATGATTTTCTGGGACTTTTTGGCTTAGAAAATATTGTAGCCATTAATATCCAAAACCTGCCAGTTTGGGGTCAGCTTTTGATCATGTTCGTGATTGCCGATTTTATTCAGTGGAATGTTCATCGACAGCTACATAAACGTCCCTGGTTATGGCAATTTCATAAAGTACATCATAGCGTAAAACAAATGGGGTTCGCAGCGCAGTTCAGGTTTCATTTTATGGAAACGATTGTTTATAAAACCGCACAGTATATCCCGTTGGCGATGATAGGTTTTGGCATCCAGGAGTTTTTTATCGTCCACATGTTCAGTGTGCTTGTTGGTCACCTAAATCATGCAAATGTGGGCTGGAATTATGGATTTTTAGGCTATATTTTTAATAATCCAAAAATGCATATCTGGCATCACTCCAAAGATTTACCAGAGTCACATCCCTATGGAATGAATTTCGGACTCAGTTTGAGTATTTGGGATTATCTTTTTAAGACAGCATATATTCCGAAGAGCGGAAAAAATATCGAATTGGGTTTTGAAGGAGACGATAATTTCCCGGAAAGTTTTAAAGAGCAAATGGTTTTTCCGTTTAAAAATAAAGAAGTGAAATAA
- a CDS encoding MBL fold metallo-hydrolase, which yields MIIKQFNDEALAHYSYAIVSEGEMALVDPSRNPMAYYKFAEEHNAKIVAVFETHPHADFISSHLQINEETAATIFVSKLVGADYDHKSFDEGDTFELGKVTFSALNTPGHSPDSITVVAKDGEDTALFTGDTLFIGNVGRPDLRENAGNMKAKRIDLAKQMYNTMQTKFNDLPGDALVYPAHGAGSLCGKNMSSDSSGTLGNERMGNWAFKEQTEDEFVDEILKDQPFIPSYFGFDVDINKAGALNVQKAKYNVPIFLNVDEIEESLPIVDSRGGDIFKKSHLPGSINIMATSPKQKFETWLGAIIQPKEAFYLVAPSVEDIDALLERVAKIGYEKHLKAIITVAEDLEGSTEFLAVDDFKENPSEYTIVDIRNTSEVEEGKFFESAIAIPLNELRDRTDEIPTDKPVVVHCAGGYRSAAGSSIVDKQLSGIKVFDLSDAVNDFK from the coding sequence ATGATTATAAAACAGTTTAATGACGAGGCTTTAGCACATTATTCGTACGCCATTGTAAGTGAAGGTGAAATGGCGCTGGTAGATCCATCAAGAAATCCCATGGCGTATTATAAGTTTGCTGAAGAACACAATGCGAAAATCGTCGCGGTTTTTGAAACCCATCCTCATGCCGATTTTATTAGCAGTCATTTACAAATTAATGAAGAAACTGCCGCAACTATTTTTGTAAGCAAATTGGTAGGCGCAGATTATGATCATAAAAGTTTTGACGAAGGTGATACGTTCGAATTAGGAAAAGTTACTTTTAGCGCTTTAAATACGCCAGGTCACAGTCCAGATAGTATTACGGTCGTTGCCAAGGATGGAGAAGACACTGCGCTATTTACCGGAGATACCTTATTTATAGGAAATGTTGGCCGGCCAGATTTGCGTGAAAACGCCGGGAATATGAAAGCCAAGCGTATCGATCTTGCCAAGCAAATGTATAACACCATGCAAACTAAATTTAATGATTTGCCGGGCGATGCTTTGGTATATCCGGCACATGGTGCAGGCTCGTTGTGTGGTAAAAATATGAGTAGCGATTCTTCCGGTACTTTAGGAAATGAGCGCATGGGAAACTGGGCTTTTAAAGAACAAACCGAAGATGAATTTGTAGACGAAATTCTAAAAGATCAGCCTTTTATTCCTTCTTATTTTGGTTTTGATGTTGATATTAATAAAGCCGGAGCTTTAAACGTGCAGAAAGCAAAATATAATGTTCCGATTTTCCTTAATGTAGATGAAATTGAAGAAAGTTTACCGATCGTTGATAGTAGAGGCGGAGATATTTTTAAAAAATCCCATTTACCGGGAAGTATCAATATTATGGCGACATCGCCTAAGCAAAAGTTTGAAACATGGTTAGGAGCGATCATTCAGCCAAAAGAAGCTTTTTATTTAGTGGCGCCTTCAGTTGAGGACATTGATGCTTTGTTGGAGCGTGTTGCTAAAATTGGTTACGAAAAACATCTGAAAGCGATCATTACTGTTGCTGAAGATCTTGAAGGTTCTACCGAATTTTTAGCGGTAGACGATTTTAAAGAAAATCCTTCAGAATACACGATTGTAGATATTAGAAATACTTCTGAAGTTGAAGAAGGGAAGTTTTTTGAAAGTGCGATTGCCATTCCGCTAAATGAATTAAGAGATCGTACAGACGAAATCCCAACAGATAAACCAGTCGTTGTGCATTGTGCCGGCGGCTATCGATCTGCAGCCGGAAGCAGCATTGTAGATAAGCAGTTAAGCGGAATTAAAGTTTTTGATCTAAGTGATGCTGTAAATGATTTCAAATAA
- a CDS encoding acetyl-CoA carboxylase biotin carboxyl carrier protein subunit: MGKKFKLKVNETSEFEFTEDQISDLDIQTTDNASFHVLHKHKSFKASVEKSDFLKRQYSIKINSNLYNISIANDLDLLIEKMGLSLGSAQLINNIKAPMPGLILEVNVQEGAVVKEGDYLLVLEAMKMENTITAPRDGVVKSIQIKNGETVEKNQLLIEME; this comes from the coding sequence ATGGGGAAAAAGTTTAAGCTTAAAGTGAATGAAACATCAGAATTTGAGTTTACCGAAGACCAGATTTCAGATTTAGACATTCAAACTACTGATAATGCAAGTTTTCATGTACTTCATAAACATAAATCCTTTAAAGCTTCCGTTGAAAAAAGTGATTTTCTAAAAAGGCAGTATTCGATAAAAATCAACTCCAATCTTTACAATATTAGTATCGCAAACGATTTAGATCTTTTAATAGAAAAAATGGGTCTTTCCCTGGGATCTGCGCAATTGATCAATAACATTAAAGCGCCTATGCCTGGATTGATTCTGGAAGTAAATGTTCAAGAAGGCGCAGTTGTGAAAGAAGGTGATTATTTACTGGTTTTGGAAGCCATGAAGATGGAAAATACAATTACAGCACCCAGAGACGGAGTAGTAAAAAGTATCCAGATCAAAAATGGTGAAACTGTAGAGAAAAATCAATTGCTTATCGAAATGGAGTAA
- the accC gene encoding acetyl-CoA carboxylase biotin carboxylase subunit: MKKILVANRGEIALRVLKTIQKMGIKTVAIFSEADRNAPHVKFADEAVCVGPAPSNQSYLLGDKIIEICKELNVDGIHPGYGFLSENGDFAEAVEEAGISFIGPRSKAIRIMGSKLAAKDAVKKYDIPMVPGIDEAITDTAEAKNIAKEIGYPILIKASAGGGGKGMRVVEREKDLEDQMKRAISEAESAFGDGSVFIEKYVASPRHIEIQILADMHGNTLHLFERECSVQRRHQKVIEEAPSIVLDEKLRDEMGKAAVRVAEACDYVGAGTVEFLFDENRNFYFLEMNTRLQVEHPVTEYITGVDLVEEQIKIARGEQLSIKQEELKITGHALELRVYAEDPMDNFLPSVGKLEKYKIPSGEKIRVDNGFEEGMDVPIYYDPMLAKLITYGKNREEAIQLMIKAIDDYQVEGVSTTLSFGKFVFEHEAFTSGNFDTHFVKKYYSPEKLKNEIEEESSLAALIALRQYLKDQKKLRLPITEARE, from the coding sequence ATGAAAAAAATATTAGTAGCTAACCGTGGTGAGATTGCCTTGCGAGTACTAAAAACTATTCAGAAAATGGGCATTAAAACCGTGGCTATTTTTTCTGAAGCCGATAGAAATGCGCCGCACGTTAAATTTGCTGATGAAGCAGTTTGTGTTGGCCCTGCACCTTCTAATCAGTCTTATTTATTAGGAGATAAAATTATTGAAATATGTAAAGAATTGAATGTTGACGGAATTCATCCCGGATACGGATTTTTAAGTGAGAATGGCGATTTTGCTGAAGCTGTAGAAGAGGCCGGGATCTCGTTTATCGGTCCGCGTAGTAAAGCCATACGAATCATGGGAAGCAAACTCGCTGCCAAAGACGCGGTGAAAAAATACGATATTCCTATGGTCCCCGGGATCGATGAAGCGATCACCGATACGGCGGAAGCTAAAAACATCGCTAAAGAAATTGGTTACCCTATATTGATAAAAGCTTCCGCAGGTGGCGGCGGAAAAGGAATGCGAGTGGTAGAGCGGGAAAAAGATCTGGAAGATCAAATGAAACGTGCCATTAGTGAAGCCGAATCTGCCTTTGGGGATGGTTCTGTTTTTATCGAAAAGTATGTAGCTTCTCCACGACATATCGAGATTCAGATTTTGGCCGATATGCATGGGAATACATTGCATTTATTTGAGCGAGAATGTTCGGTACAACGTCGGCATCAAAAAGTGATAGAAGAAGCTCCATCTATAGTTTTAGATGAGAAACTTCGGGACGAAATGGGAAAAGCAGCCGTTCGGGTTGCAGAAGCCTGCGATTATGTTGGAGCCGGTACCGTGGAGTTCTTATTCGATGAAAATCGAAACTTTTATTTTTTAGAGATGAATACAAGACTTCAGGTAGAGCATCCCGTAACCGAATATATCACAGGAGTAGATCTAGTTGAAGAGCAAATTAAAATTGCAAGGGGAGAGCAGCTAAGCATCAAACAGGAGGAATTGAAAATTACTGGTCATGCGCTGGAGTTGCGGGTGTATGCCGAAGATCCTATGGACAATTTTCTGCCAAGCGTTGGGAAATTAGAGAAATATAAAATTCCTTCCGGAGAGAAAATTCGGGTAGATAATGGATTTGAAGAAGGAATGGACGTACCAATTTATTACGATCCTATGCTGGCAAAATTAATTACCTACGGAAAAAATCGAGAAGAAGCGATCCAATTAATGATCAAAGCCATAGATGATTACCAGGTGGAAGGTGTTTCTACAACGCTGAGTTTCGGGAAATTTGTTTTTGAACATGAAGCTTTTACTTCAGGGAATTTTGATACCCATTTTGTAAAGAAATATTATTCCCCTGAAAAGCTTAAAAATGAAATTGAAGAAGAATCCAGCCTGGCCGCTCTAATTGCTTTGAGACAATATTTAAAAGATCAGAAAAAACTAAGATTACCAATTACTGAAGCCAGAGAGTAA
- a CDS encoding acyl-CoA carboxylase subunit beta, whose product MSKKNIEQLNQRIEQAHLGGGEKRIAKQHEKKKLTARERVDYLLDEGSFEEIGILVTHRTTDFGMQDQKFYGDGVVTGYGTINGRLVYVFAQDFTVFGGALSETHAEKICKVMDLAVKTGAPIIGLNDSGGARIQEGVKSLGGYADIFHRNVKASGVIPQISAIMGPCAGGAVYSPAITDFTIMVEDTSYMFVTGPNVVKTVTNENVTSEELGGASTHSTKSGVTHLTANNDITCLEEIKKLISYMPQNNKQKTEKLAFEPQDEIREKLDEIIPDSSNKPYDMHSVIEGIIDADSFFEIHKAYADNIIVGFARLGGRSIGIVANQPMSLAGVLDVDSSKKAARFTRFCDCFNIPILVLVDVPGFLPGTDQEWNGIILNGAKLLYALSEATVPKVTVITRKAYGGAYDVMNSKHIGADMNFAWPSAEIAVMGAKGASEIIFRKEIKEAEDPEQKLAEKEAEYAEKFANPFEAAQRGFIDEVIMPKDTRRKLLKAFSMLENKTVLRPDRKHGNIPL is encoded by the coding sequence ATGAGTAAGAAAAACATAGAGCAATTAAATCAAAGAATTGAACAGGCGCATCTTGGCGGTGGTGAAAAGCGAATAGCGAAGCAGCATGAAAAGAAAAAGCTTACCGCAAGAGAACGGGTTGATTATCTGCTAGATGAAGGTTCTTTTGAAGAAATAGGGATTTTGGTAACGCATCGTACTACCGATTTTGGAATGCAGGATCAAAAGTTCTATGGAGATGGGGTTGTAACGGGTTACGGTACGATTAATGGCCGACTTGTTTATGTTTTTGCTCAGGATTTTACGGTTTTTGGTGGAGCGCTGTCTGAGACTCATGCTGAAAAGATCTGCAAAGTAATGGATTTGGCGGTAAAAACCGGCGCGCCGATAATTGGTTTAAATGATTCTGGAGGAGCGCGAATTCAGGAAGGCGTTAAATCTCTTGGTGGTTATGCCGATATTTTTCATCGTAATGTTAAAGCTTCAGGAGTGATTCCGCAGATCTCCGCTATTATGGGGCCGTGTGCTGGGGGAGCGGTGTATTCTCCCGCAATAACCGATTTTACAATCATGGTAGAGGATACCAGTTATATGTTCGTGACCGGACCAAATGTGGTAAAAACGGTAACTAATGAAAATGTAACTTCAGAAGAGTTGGGTGGTGCGAGTACGCATTCCACAAAATCTGGTGTTACTCATTTAACGGCCAATAACGATATTACCTGCTTAGAAGAGATCAAGAAGCTGATAAGCTATATGCCCCAAAATAATAAGCAAAAAACGGAAAAATTAGCTTTTGAGCCTCAGGATGAAATTCGTGAAAAACTGGATGAAATTATTCCCGATAGTTCGAACAAACCTTACGATATGCATTCGGTTATTGAAGGAATTATCGATGCGGATTCTTTCTTTGAAATTCATAAAGCTTATGCCGATAACATTATCGTTGGTTTTGCAAGATTAGGTGGTAGAAGTATTGGTATTGTTGCCAATCAGCCTATGAGTTTAGCCGGAGTTTTAGATGTGGACAGTTCTAAAAAAGCGGCTCGTTTTACACGTTTTTGCGATTGTTTTAATATTCCGATATTGGTTTTAGTTGATGTACCTGGATTTTTACCGGGAACCGATCAGGAATGGAATGGGATTATTCTGAATGGTGCTAAATTGTTGTATGCGCTTAGCGAAGCGACCGTGCCAAAAGTAACCGTGATTACCAGAAAAGCTTATGGTGGTGCTTACGATGTTATGAACAGCAAACATATTGGTGCCGATATGAATTTTGCCTGGCCAAGTGCTGAAATTGCCGTAATGGGAGCCAAAGGAGCAAGTGAAATAATCTTCAGAAAAGAAATTAAAGAAGCTGAAGATCCCGAACAAAAATTAGCCGAAAAAGAAGCTGAATATGCAGAAAAATTCGCTAATCCTTTTGAAGCTGCACAACGCGGATTCATTGATGAGGTAATTATGCCAAAAGACACGCGCAGAAAATTATTAAAAGCCTTTAGTATGCTCGAAAATAAAACGGTTCTAAGACCAGATCGTAAGCATGGGAATATTCCATTATAG
- a CDS encoding NAD(P)-dependent oxidoreductase: MKFNKIACVDYTKMNDEAIAQLQEYSEEKIIHPDDFPETDEEILNRIGDAEVIFVSWKTQITEEIIQKSPNLKYIGMCCSLFDDASANVAVDYARDKGITVTGIFDYGDPGVAEFVISELIMLIHGYAEKQWKEIPQELTDLKIGIIGLGVTGQLLADCLLPFGADLYYFSRSRKLQYEQKGLEYLELDELLETVDVISIHLPKNLEILQPEHFEKFGNEKIFINTSLGMPFDLEAFRNWIKSTSNFAIFDGDAKKDVPQDIQKRNNVVIGKKSAGWTLKTQERLSEKVLSNFKEYLQEN; encoded by the coding sequence ATGAAATTCAATAAAATCGCCTGTGTCGATTATACAAAAATGAATGATGAAGCTATTGCTCAGCTTCAGGAATATTCCGAAGAAAAAATAATTCATCCTGATGATTTCCCGGAAACCGATGAGGAAATTTTAAATAGAATTGGTGATGCTGAGGTGATCTTTGTTTCCTGGAAAACGCAGATCACAGAAGAAATTATTCAAAAAAGCCCTAATCTTAAATATATTGGGATGTGCTGTAGTTTATTCGATGATGCGTCAGCCAATGTTGCAGTAGATTATGCACGCGATAAAGGAATTACGGTAACCGGAATTTTTGATTATGGCGATCCCGGAGTAGCAGAATTTGTGATTTCAGAATTGATCATGCTTATCCACGGTTATGCTGAAAAGCAGTGGAAGGAAATTCCGCAAGAACTTACCGATCTTAAAATTGGGATTATAGGTCTTGGGGTTACCGGGCAGCTTTTAGCCGATTGTTTATTGCCTTTTGGTGCAGATTTGTATTACTTCAGCAGAAGTAGAAAACTTCAATACGAACAAAAGGGACTGGAATATTTAGAACTGGATGAACTTCTGGAAACCGTTGATGTAATTTCAATTCATCTTCCCAAAAATCTGGAGATTCTTCAACCAGAGCATTTTGAGAAATTTGGTAACGAAAAAATATTTATCAATACTTCTTTAGGAATGCCGTTCGATTTAGAAGCTTTTCGAAATTGGATAAAATCGACCTCAAATTTTGCGATTTTCGATGGAGATGCTAAAAAAGATGTTCCGCAGGATATTCAGAAAAGAAATAATGTAGTGATCGGGAAGAAAAGCGCCGGCTGGACGCTGAAAACGCAAGAGCGATTATCGGAGAAAGTGCTGAGTAATTTTAAAGAATACCTTCAGGAAAATTGA
- a CDS encoding YeeE/YedE family protein: MNWIFEPWPWYVSGPLIAFTMFLLLFMGRQFGMSSNLRTMCSICGADKKADFFNFDWRAQQWNLLVLLGAVIGGFIAHFYLSEDPTTVAISSETVQDLNNLGFESAGKAYLPKELFSTDVFSEPLTLLVLLTGGILIGFGARYAGGCTSGHAISGLSNLQLPSLIAVIGFFIGGLVMIHFLYPLIF, translated from the coding sequence ATGAATTGGATTTTTGAACCCTGGCCGTGGTATGTTTCCGGACCATTGATTGCTTTTACCATGTTTTTGCTCCTATTTATGGGCCGTCAGTTTGGAATGTCTTCCAACCTGCGAACCATGTGTAGCATTTGTGGTGCAGATAAGAAAGCAGATTTTTTTAATTTCGATTGGAGAGCACAGCAATGGAATTTACTGGTATTGCTAGGTGCCGTAATTGGTGGTTTTATCGCACATTTTTATTTGAGCGAAGATCCAACTACCGTTGCGATTTCTTCAGAAACAGTTCAGGATTTAAACAATCTTGGGTTTGAAAGTGCTGGGAAAGCCTATTTGCCAAAAGAGTTATTTTCAACAGATGTTTTTTCTGAACCGCTTACGCTTTTGGTGCTTTTAACAGGCGGAATTTTAATTGGCTTTGGAGCAAGATATGCCGGTGGATGCACCTCTGGGCATGCAATTTCAGGATTAAGCAATCTGCAATTACCATCCTTAATTGCCGTAATTGGCTTTTTTATTGGTGGTTTGGTAATGATTCATTTTTTATATCCATTAATATTTTAG
- a CDS encoding DUF6691 family protein produces MKQIGFLVIGIFFGIVMFKSEAASWFRIYEMFKFQSFHMYGIIGSALLFGVIGVQIIKKKNLKSFFGKPINFVPKDKSFSRYMFGGIIFGLGWALVGACPGPIYVLAGAGYLPILVVFAGAMLGTFLYGLLRKKLPH; encoded by the coding sequence ATGAAACAGATAGGATTTTTAGTGATAGGAATATTTTTTGGGATTGTGATGTTTAAGTCTGAAGCTGCTTCTTGGTTTAGGATTTACGAGATGTTTAAATTTCAGTCGTTCCACATGTACGGCATCATTGGTTCAGCGCTATTATTTGGGGTGATTGGCGTTCAGATAATTAAGAAAAAGAATCTTAAATCTTTCTTCGGAAAGCCAATAAATTTTGTTCCGAAGGATAAAAGCTTTAGCCGCTATATGTTTGGCGGGATCATTTTTGGATTAGGCTGGGCATTAGTAGGAGCTTGTCCTGGCCCTATTTACGTATTGGCAGGAGCAGGATACTTGCCAATATTGGTAGTTTTTGCCGGTGCGATGCTGGGTACTTTTTTATATGGATTACTTCGGAAGAAATTGCCACATTAG
- a CDS encoding trimeric intracellular cation channel family protein, which produces MEFSLFNILDILGTAAFAISGALSAMNRRLDLFGIFIIAFVTAIGGGTLRDVLIGNTPVTWMENTLYIYLISVVTILAILFRNYLNHLKKSLFLFDTIGLGVFTITGVEIGIRNELDPIISIALGGMTGAFGGVIRDILCNEIPVIFRKEEIYATACLVGGLIFVIMHDQNINTDITYMVTSLTVIILRLLAVKYHITLPDFYPEKEQK; this is translated from the coding sequence ATGGAGTTTAGTCTGTTTAATATACTCGATATTCTTGGTACCGCAGCTTTTGCGATTTCTGGTGCATTATCTGCTATGAACCGCAGGTTAGATCTCTTTGGTATTTTTATCATTGCATTTGTAACTGCTATTGGTGGTGGCACATTACGCGATGTTTTGATTGGTAATACTCCTGTTACCTGGATGGAAAACACACTCTACATCTACCTTATTAGCGTAGTGACAATATTGGCCATTTTATTCAGAAATTATTTAAATCATCTAAAGAAATCACTCTTCTTATTCGATACGATCGGTCTTGGAGTTTTTACAATCACCGGCGTAGAAATAGGAATTAGAAATGAACTAGATCCTATAATTTCTATTGCATTAGGTGGAATGACGGGTGCTTTTGGTGGTGTAATTCGGGATATTCTTTGTAACGAAATTCCCGTAATTTTTAGAAAAGAAGAAATTTATGCGACGGCTTGTCTGGTAGGCGGACTCATTTTCGTAATCATGCACGATCAAAATATAAATACTGATATTACTTACATGGTGACGTCACTAACCGTAATTATCTTAAGACTATTGGCCGTAAAATATCATATCACACTTCCCGACTTTTATCCTGAAAAAGAGCAAAAATAA
- the trxB gene encoding thioredoxin-disulfide reductase, which translates to MSETIERIKCLIIGSGPAGYTAAIYASRADLKPIMYTGMEPGGQLTTTTEVDNFPGYPEGIDGPAMMMDLQKQAERFGTEVRMGMVTEVEFSKEAGGIHKACIDNSKWVEAETVIISTGATAKYLGLPSEQKLRGGGVSACAVCDGFFYKNQDVAIVGGGDTAAEEATYLANICRKVTMLVRKDEMRASKAMQHRVNNTKNLEVRYNTEVDEVIGEQVVEGLRMINNETGEKEEIEITGLFIAIGHKPNTDIFKGHLDMDETGYLITQGKSTKTNIPGVFASGDVQDKEYRQAITAAGTGCMAAMDAERYLAEIETTEEEQKEVTA; encoded by the coding sequence ATGAGCGAGACAATCGAAAGAATTAAGTGTTTGATCATTGGATCTGGTCCTGCCGGATATACCGCAGCGATTTATGCTTCCAGAGCAGATCTAAAACCAATTATGTATACCGGGATGGAACCTGGTGGGCAGTTAACTACAACTACCGAGGTTGATAACTTTCCTGGTTATCCTGAAGGTATAGATGGACCGGCCATGATGATGGATCTACAAAAGCAAGCTGAACGTTTTGGTACAGAAGTTCGTATGGGAATGGTTACCGAAGTTGAATTTAGCAAAGAAGCTGGTGGAATCCATAAAGCTTGTATCGATAATTCTAAATGGGTAGAAGCTGAAACTGTAATTATATCTACAGGAGCTACGGCGAAATATTTAGGATTACCTAGTGAACAAAAATTAAGAGGAGGCGGAGTTTCAGCTTGTGCAGTTTGTGACGGATTCTTTTACAAAAATCAGGATGTAGCGATTGTTGGTGGTGGAGACACTGCTGCAGAAGAAGCAACTTATTTAGCAAACATCTGTAGAAAAGTTACGATGTTGGTTAGAAAAGACGAAATGAGAGCTTCTAAAGCGATGCAACATCGTGTAAATAACACCAAAAATTTGGAAGTTCGCTATAATACTGAAGTAGACGAGGTTATTGGTGAGCAAGTGGTTGAAGGTTTACGAATGATAAATAATGAGACTGGCGAGAAAGAAGAAATCGAGATCACCGGTTTATTTATTGCAATTGGTCATAAACCAAATACAGATATTTTTAAGGGGCATTTAGATATGGACGAAACCGGTTATCTAATTACTCAGGGAAAATCTACAAAAACAAATATACCCGGAGTTTTTGCCTCTGGAGATGTACAGGATAAAGAGTATCGCCAGGCAATTACTGCTGCCGGGACTGGTTGTATGGCTGCAATGGATGCTGAACGTTATTTAGCTGAAATTGAAACCACAGAAGAAGAGCAAAAAGAAGTTACTGCCTAA